Below is a window of Streptomyces sp. WMMB303 DNA.
CACGATGTCTCCGCCGGAACGCCCTGGTGGACGCTCGATTGCGAATTCCGATCGTGTTGAGTCCCGGCGACTATGCAACACGGTGCGATGTGCGTCACCCTTACGTGCATTACGTGCACGAAACAAGCCACGGCAGACTGAGAAGATGCGCGTCCCCCGACCCCGCTTCCCCCTGCGGTCCCGCCCGCGCAGCCTGGCAGGACAGCTCTTCGCCATGCAGGTGGTCCTGGTCGCCGTGGTGGTCGCCGGCTGCGCGGTGTTCGCGTACGTCTCCGGAAAGTCACAGGCCAGGGAAGCGGCGACGCACCGCGCCCGGGCCACGACGCAGGCCGTGGCCGATTCCCCCTCCGTACGGGCGGCCATCGGCTCCGCCGATCCCAGCGCGCGGTTGCAGCCCTACGCCGAGCAGGTGCGCCGGGACACCGGCGTCAGCTTTGTGACGATCATGAATCCGCGGGGCAAGCGGTGGACACACCCCGACCCCAACCGGATCGGCGAGCAGTTCGTCGGCCACATCGGGCCGGCCCTACGGGGCCACACCTTCGACGAGACCTACACCGGCACGCTGGGCCCGTCGGTGCGCGTGGTCACGCCCGTCCGGGAAGCCGGGCACGGCGGGCGGGAGGGCCGGATCATCGGCCTGGTCAGCGCCGGGATCACCATCGACACCATCAGCGAGCAGGTCGGCGAGCAGCTCACCGCGGTGCTCGCGGTGGCCGGCGGCGCCCTCGCGCTGGGCGCCCTCGGTACGTATCTGACCAACGCCCGGCTGCGCCGCCACACCCACGGGATGAACGCGGTCGAACTCAGCCGGCTGCACGACTACCACCAGGCGACGCTGCACGCGGTGCGCGAGGGGCTGCTGCTGCTCGACGGGGAGGGGCGGGTCGCGCTCGTCAACGACGGCGCCCGCCTGCTGCTGGGCCGGGACGGACCGCGGGACCTGGTCGGCCGGACCGTCGGCGACCTCGGGCTGCCCCCCGAGCTGACCGAAGCGCTGCTGGCCGAGGAGCCGCGCCGGGACGAGGTCCATCTGACCGGCGAGCGGATCGTGGTCGTCAACACCGCGCCGGTGGACGGCGGGGAACGCCGCGGCACGGTGGTGACCCTGCGCGACCACACCGAACTGCGGGCGCTGGCCGGTGAGCTGGACTCGGTGCGCGGCTTCGCCGAGGCGCTGCGCTCCCAGGCCCACGAGGCCGCGAACCGACTGCACACCGTCGTCTCCCTGATCGAACTGGGCCGGGTGACGGAGGCCGTGCGCTTCGCGACCGAGGAACTGGAGCTGGCGCAGGCGCTGACCGACCGGGTGGTGAGCGCGGTGCGGGAACCGGTGCTGGCCGCGCTGCTGCTGGGCAAGGCCGCGCAGGCCAAGGAGCGCGGCGTCGAGTTGCTCCTCGCGGCGGACTCCGGTGTCGAGGACGTGCCCGGGATCCCGGGCCGGGACCTGGTGACGGTGCTGGGCAATCTGATCGACAACGCGGTCGAGGCCGTCACGGCCGCGCCCACCGGCCGGCTGCCGGGCCCGGGTCCGGCCGGCGACGAACCCGCCCCGGACAGTCCCCGGGTGACGGTCACGGTCCGGTGCACCCGCTCCGGCGTCCTGCTGCTGCGCGTGGCCGACACCGGTCCCGGCCTGCCGCCCGGGGCCGGGGACCGGCTCTTCGAGCGGAACTGGTCCACCAAACCCGGCCGCGGCGGCGGCATCGGCCTGGCCCTGGTGCGGCAGACGGCGCACCGGCACGGGGGCGAGGTGCACGCCCGCGATCTGCCCGGCGCGGGTGCCGAGTTCGAGGTGCGGCTGCCGCTGCCCCGGAAGGCAGGGACCCAGGAGGTACCGCGATGACACTCCGTGTCCTGGTCGTCGAGGACGATCCCGTGGCGGCCGACGCGCACGCCCTCTACGTCAGCCGGGTGCCGGGCTTCGAGGTGGCCGGGAAGGCGCACTCCCGGGCCGAGGCGCTCCGTGCCCTGGAGGACGCGGCGGGCCGGGGCGGGGGCGTCGATCTGATCCTGCTCGATCTGTATCTGCCCGACGGCAGCGGCCTGGACCTGCTGCGCGCCCTGCGTGCGGCGGGCCATTCGGAGGACGTGTTCGCGGTGACGTCGGCCCGCGATCTGACGATGATCCGCGAGGGGGTCGCGCTCGGGGTCGTCCAGCATGTGCTGAAGCCGTTCACGTTCCGCACGCTCAGCGACCGGCTGCTGCGCTACGCGGACTTCCGCGCCACGGCCGAGGCCGGTGGCGAGGCGGTCAGTCAGGACGAGGTGGACCGGACGCTGTCGGTGCTGCGGGCGGCTCCCACCGCCTCGGCGCTGCCGAAGGGGCTGAGTTCCCCGACGCTGGCGCGGGTGACGGACCGGCTGCGGGAGGCGGCTCGGGAGGGGCTGACGGCGAGTGAGGCGGCGGCGGCGCTCGGCGTGAACCGGATCACCGCACGCCGCTATCTCGAACACCTCGTCACCACCGGCTCCGCGGAGCGGCGGCAGCGCTACGGGCAGGTGGGGCGCCCCGAGCACCACTACCTGTGGCGCGGGGGCCCGGCCTCGGGCGGGCCGTAGGGACCCGTCCGCCACCGGATCCCGGCCGACGGGGCTGCCGCTCCGCCGGACGGGGGGCCGATGGGCCCGGGCCGCCCGGCGGCCGGCCGAGGCGGGCCGCCGGGCGGTGGTGCGGGCTGTCCGTCAACCGTCCGAACGAACGGTCCGGGGCTGCACGGGGGACAGCCCCGGGTGGATCAGCTCTGCGAGGAGCGGCGCTTGCGCGCGAAGGCGACGAGGCCCCCGCCTGCGACGACCACGGCGGCCGCGATGCCGGCGATCATCGGGGTGTTGCTGGAGGAACCCGTCTCGGCCAGGTCGTCACCGCCGCCCTGCGGCTTCTCCGCCGGGGCGCTGGAGCTGGACTCGGGCGCGCTCGGCTCCGGCTTCTCGCTGGGGCTCTGCGAGGGGCTGGGCGAGGAGGGCGGGGTGGACTCCGACTCGCTGGGCGTCGGGCTGGGCGTCGGCTTCTCGCAGACCGGGGACTTCTTGGTCTCCGGGCCCCACGAGTACTTGTCGCCGTCCGAGGCCACGACCTGGGCGGTGACCTTCAGGGGCTTGCTGTGCTCGGGCAGGTCGACCTTCTTGTGGAAGCTGCGCCCGAAGGTCTCGCTGATCAGCGTCTCGCCACCGGCCTTGACGGTGACCTTGTTGTCCTTCGGCGCGTACATCTTCAGGTCGATCGAGACCGAGTCGCAGGTCACCGACCATGAAGGGGTGTGTGCCTGGGCGGGGGCAGCCGCTATCGCGGTGCCGACGAACGCCGCGGCACCGGTCGCCGCGATGGCGACCGACCGCTGCCATCTGAGGCGCAGTGCTGTCATCGTTTTCCTTCCGGTAGGACCATCATGCGAGATGCACGCACGACGGGTGACAGCACGGTACTCGCATCCTCAACTCCGGGCACACGGACCCCGCGATATCCAACTCTTCCCGGGCACGCGCCGGTTCGCCGCACCTCCACCACATCTCCATCATTGCAGGTCGTGGCGGTGACCAACGGATATGCGCCGACTACGTTGCGATTAGGTCAAGTTGAGTGAGGAGCCGCGGCCGGCCGGGGCGAACACAGGCATGAAAATCCCCAGCGGTGCGGTGACGCAAGGCCGCAGGTACCCCACCGGGGGCGTCAATGAGCCGAGCGGTGCCATCGCGCGGGCGTCGCTCCGGCGTCCGAGAGCCGAGGTCGACTGCGGGCATCACAGCCTTTTCCCGCTCGTCGGATATTTTCCTCCCCTGGTGTCTACACTCCTGTCCGTGACGATGCCCTCTCTCGACAGCGTGCCCGTCGGAGCGCTGTCCCCGCTTCCCGCGCGCTCCGATGCCCTGCCCCTGCTGCCCGGCGGCAACGATCGGCAACTGGCCGCCCTGCGGCGGCTCATCGACCAGCTCGGTACCGGACGTGAGGGGACGGATCACCTCGCCTGGCCGGAGGAGGGCGACAGCATCACCGTCCGCGACGCCGTGCGGCGGCTGGGAAGTGTGGGGGTCGTCGCGCGCGAGGGGTCACGGGTGAAGCCGACGCCGGCCGCCCTGGACTGGCGGCGGACGGGACGGCACGACGTCCTGGTGGGCACCTTTCACCGCCATGTGGCGTTCGTCGGCGAACTGCTGGCGGCCCTCGAGGACCAGCCACTCGGCCTGGAGGAGCTGCTGAGGCTGGGCAGGGAGAGATACGGCTTCGACTGGCAGACCGTCACGCCTGTGCGGCAGCGGACGATCTGGCTCCGGGTGACCGGCATGATCACCTACTTCGGCGGCAGGGCCCGGCTCACCGACAGCGGCCGCACCCTGCTCGGCAGCCTGGAACTCGGCGAACCGGCCTGCGGTGCGAGGAGTCCGCAGGAGACCGCGCTGCCGAGCGTGCCCCCCGCCGGTGCTGCGGTACGCCGCCTGTGGGCGGAACGGAGCACCGCGGGCTGGGAGACGAGGGGGACCGGCCGCAACCTCTACATCCCCGGCCCCAAAGACGACAACGGACGCCTCCGCGCGCTGCGGATCCTGGTCTCCGGCTCCCGGCCCGAAGTGGCGCGCGAGGAATTCGGAGAACTCTGCGATCAGGTGGCGGGCAGGCCCGTCGCCGCCTCCTCCGCCGGCGCCGCGCTGGACGCGGTCGCCGCCCTCGGGCTGCTCGAGCGCGTCGGCGAGAACGCCTGGGCCCCCGGTGCCGCCGCGGAAGCCTGGCTGGCCGACGACGATCCGCTCGACCTGGCCCGGATCATCCACGCCGCGATCCGGTACTTCGGCGAAATACTGTCCGTGCTCGGTACCGAGACGGTCGCCACAGCCCGCCTCGTGCGGCACAGCGCGGAATACGTGACAGACGGCCTCACGCCGACGGCCGTCCACGCCCGCCTGCACCTGCTCGACTCCTGCGGACTCGCGAAGAAGATCACCAGCAAGACCTACCGGGCCACGCCCCTGGGCCGGGCCTTCCTCCGCACCCTGCCGCCGGACTCGGTCGCCGTCACACCGCCCCGGCCGGCCACCGGCCCCGGGCCCGTCCGCAGCAGGGCGACAGCCGAGGACGTGGCGGCCGAACTGGAGACCGCGGCCCGGCAGAGCGAGGACCCCGTCCGGCTCGAGAAGGCCGCCGTCGCCGCGCTCGAGGAGCTGGGCCTGGACGGGTCGCACCTCGGCGGTAGGGGCCGGACCGACGGCGCCGTACGGCTCGGAGCCGGTCTCCGGAGGCGGACGTTCGCGGTGGAGGCCAAAGCCACCGCCACGGGGGTGGTGGAGCGCAGAGCCGTCGACCTGGAAGGGCTCGCCGAGCACCGCGACCAGCTCGGAGCCGAGGCGACGCTGCTCATCGGTCCCGCCTTCCACGAGCGGGTGGTGACGGCCGCGCGCAAGGACGGCAAGGTCGCCGTCCTGCACACCGGTCTGCTGGCCGACGTGCTCCGCAGCCGCCGCACGATGCCCCCCACGCCCGGGCTCCTGGAGATCCTGCTCGACCCCGCCCGCGATCCGGCACTCCGGGAGACGGAGATCGAGGCCGCACGGCAGGAGGAGGAGCGGCGCTTCGCCGTCGAGCGAGCCGTCGTCGAGGCCCTGCTGGAGGAGGCGGAGTACTCGGAGGGCTGGCTGACCCTGCGCGATCTGGTGCGGGACCTGCGGAAGGGTGGACCGGACACCGACGAGCGGGAGATCCGGGAGGCGCTGGGCTTCCTCGCCTTCCCCCGGGTCGGTGCCGTCGAGGAGCGGGACGGGCAGTTCCGGGTGACCGTCAGCCGACGCACCCTCGTGCATCTCGTCCAGACGATGGGACGCTCCTGGCTCACGGTCTCCCCGGACGAGGCCGGGTGACGCGAGGTCGGGGACGTCCCTCGCGGCACCGCGACCGGGCGGCGCGGGCTCCGCTGCCGCGGAACCGGGGCTCAGAAGACCGCTTCGGTCTCGTCCATCCGGTCCTGCGGGACCCGCTTGAGCTCGGAGACCGCGTCGGCGAGCGGGGCCATCACGATCCGGGTGCCGCGCAGGGCTGTCATCCGGCCGAACTCGCCACGGTGCGCGGCCTCGACGGCGTGCCAGCCGAAGCGGGTGGCGAGCACCCGGTCGTAGGCCGTGGGGGTGCCGCCGCGCTGGATGTGGCCGAGGATGACGGGCCGCGCCTCCTTGCCGAGCCGGTGCTCCAACTCGACCGCGAGCCGGTTGCCGATACCGGTGAAGCGCTCGTGACCGTACTGGTCGATCACGCCCTTCTCGTACGGCATGGAGCCCTCGGCCGGGTGCGCGCCCTCGGCGACGCAGACGATGGCGAACTTCTTGTCCCGTGCGAACCGCTCCTCGACCATCTTGGCCAGGTCGTCGACCTCGAAGTTGCGCTCAGGGATGCAGATGGCGTGCGCGCCCGCCGCCATGCCCGCCTCCAGCGCGATCCAGCCCGCGTGCCGGCCCATGACCTCCACGACCATCACCCGCTGGTGGGACTCGGCGGTGGTCTTGAGGCGGTCCATGGCCTCGGTGGCGACACCGACGGCGGTGTCGAAGCCGAAGGTGCGGTCCGTGGCGGAGATGTCGTTGTCGATGGTCTTGGGGACGCCGACGACCGGCAGCCCGATCTCGGCGAGCATCCGCGCGGCGGTCAGGGTGCCCTCGCCGCCGATCGGGATCAGCGCGTCCAGGCCGAGGCGGTCGATCAGCTCCTCGGAGTTGTTGCACGCCTCCCGCAGCCGGTCCCGCTCCAGCCGGGCCGAGCCGAGGATGGTGCCGCCGCGGGCGAGGATGCCGCTGACGGAGTTTATGTCCAGGGGCCGGTAGCGGCCCTCCAGCAGGCCCTTGAATCCGTCCTCGAATCCGATGACCTCGTCGCCGCGGTCGTGTACGGCGCGATGCACGACGGATCGGATCACGGCGTTGAGACCGGGGCAGTCTCCGCCCGCGGTGAGCACTCCGATACGCATGGGGTTCGCTTCTCCTGCTCCGTAGATGCCCGCCCGGGAGGCGGGCCGCTTGGGGCACGGTCGGACCTCACTGTCCGGGGGTGCCGCTGGTCCCTGAGCCGGTGCGATTGTTTCACGTCTTGAAGGCGGGGGAAGGGGCCCCGTTCAGCATCCGGACCGCTGCGGACGCCCTCCGGCGGAAGCGCACCGGCCGGCCACCTGGCGCGCGTGCGGACCAGAGACGCAGGTACTGTCAAGGGTATAGCCCTACCCTTACGGGTGCTTTCCAGGCGGAACTGCTCAAGAGGTCCCCGAGGCGCTCCCGACCGCGACCGGAGGAGACAGCGCGTGGCGCGCAGCGTGTACGTGACCGGCATCGGCCGCAGCGACGGACGCCAGGTGGTCGAGCTGGGAGTCATGGAGCTCCTGACCCGCCAGGTGGACCGCGTCGGGGTGTTCCGGCCCCTGGTGCACGACGAGCCCGACGAGCTTTACGACCTGCTGCGCAGCCGCTATCGGCTCACCCAGCCCGCCTCCTCGGTCTTCGGCATGCGGTACGAGGAGGCGGCGGCGCTCCAGGCCGAGCAGGGCACGGACGAGCTGATCTCCCACCTGGTGGACCGCTATCACCAGGTCGCCGACGTCTATGAGGCCGTCCTCGTGCTCGGCACCGACTTCGCCGACACCGGGCTGCCCGCCGAGCTCGCGCTCAACGCGCGGCTCGCGAACGAGTTCGGGGCGGCCGTGCTGCCGGTCGTCGCCGCCCGCGACCAGTCGCCCGAGGCGGTGGTCGCCGAGGTCCGCAACGCGCACGACGCCTATGCCTCGCTGGGCGCCGACCTGATCGCCATGGTCGCCAACCGGGTGGCCGACCCCGAGGGCACGGCAGCCGTGCGTGGACTGGCCGAGCGGCTGCCCGAACCGGTGTTCGTGCTGCCGGAGGAGCCCGCGCTGGCCGCGCCCACAGTGGCCCAGGTCAAGGAGGCGACGGCGGCGCAGGTTTTGCTCGGGGACCACGCCGGGCTCTCCCGCGACGTCCGCAATCTGGTCTTCGGCGGCGCCCACCTGCCCGTCTTCCTGCCCGCACTCACCGAAGGCTGTCTGGTGGTCACTCCCGGCGACCGCTCGGACCTGCTCATCGGGGCGCTGGCCGCGCACTCCGCCGGCTCCCCCGCCATCGCCGGTGTCCTGCTCACCCTGGACGAACGGCCCGACGACCAGACCCTGGCGCTGGCCGCGCGGCTGGCGCCCGGCACGCCGGTGCTGGTGGTCCCGGAGGGGTCGATGCCGACGGCCGACGCGCTGCTGTCCCTGGAGGGCAAGCTGACCGCCGCCACCCCGCGGAAGGCCGAGATCGCACTGGGGCTGTTCGAGACCCACGTGGACGCCGCCCAGCTCTCGGCACAGCTCTCGGTGGAGCGCAGCGAGCGGGTCACGCCGATGATGTTCGAACACGAGCTGGTGGAGCGCTCGCGCGCGGCACGGCGGCACATCGTGCTGCCGGAGGGCGCCGAGGAGCGGGTGCTGCGCGCGGCCGAGGTGCTGCTGCGGCGCAACATCTGCGATCTGACGCTGCTGGGCGACCCGGCGGTGATCCGCAAGCGCGCCGCCGAGCTGAGCATCGGCCTCGATCTGCCGGCCGGCGACGAGATCCCCGCGGACGCCGCCGCGGGCCCGGGCGGCGCCACCGCGCGCATCGTCGATCCGCAGACCTCTCCGCTGCGGGAGCGCTTCGCCGAGGTGTACGCGGCTCTCCGTGCGCACAAGGGTGTCACCTACGAGCTGGCCCACGACGTGGTCTCCGACGTGTCGTACTTCGGCACGCTCATGGTCGACGAGGGGCTGGCCGACGGCATGGTCTCCGGTGCCGTGCACTCGACGGCGGCGACGGTCCGCCCGGCCTTCGAGATCATCCGCACCCGGCCGGACGCCTCGATCGTCTCCTCGGTGTTCTTCATGTGCCTGGCCGACCGGGTGCTGGTCTACGGGGACTGTGCCGTGGTGCCGGACCCGGACGCCGAGCAGCTCGCCGACATCGCGATCCAGTCGGCGGCCACCGCGGCCCGGTTCGGGGTGGAGCCGCGGATCGCGATGCTCTCGTACTCGACGGGCACCTCGGGCTCGGGCGCCGACGTGGACAAGGTACGGCGGGCCACCGAGCTGGTCCGCGAGCGCCGTCCGGACCTCCTCACGGAGGGACCGATCCAGTACGACGCGGCCGTGGAGCCCTCCGTCGCCGCCACCAAGCTGCCCGGCTCCGCGGTGGCGGGGCAGGCCACCGTGCTGGTCTTCCCCGATCTGAACACCGGCAACAACACCTACAAGGCCGTGCAGCGCTCGGCCGGGGCCATCGCCGTGGGTCCCGTCCTCCAGGGGCTGCGCAAGCCGGTCAACGACCTGAGCCGCGGCGCGCTGGTGCAGGACATCGTCAACACGGTCGCGATCACCGCGGTCCAGGCACAGGCCGCGTTCCCGCACGGCTCCGGCGGCTGAGCGCCGCCCCCGCCCCCCGTACCCGCACAGAGAGCGCCCTGCCGTGAGCCCCACCCGGATCCTCGTCCTCAACTCCGGCTCGTCGTCGGTGAAGTACCAGCTGATCGACATGGTGGACCGCAGCCGACTGGCCGCGGGCCTCGCCGAGCGGATCGGCGAGGAGACCTCGGCCGTCACCCACCAGCCGCTCGCCGCCGGGGGCGAGCGGCGCACCCGCACGGGCAGGCTGGCCGACCACGGCGCGGCGCTGGGGGCCGTCGCCGAGGAGCTGGCCGCCGACGGGCTCGGCCTGGACTCCCCCGAACTCGCCGCGATCGGCCACCGGGTGGTGCACGGCGGGCTGCGGCTGACCGAGCCGACGGTGGTGGACGACGCCGTACTCGAGGAGATCGAGCGGCTGGTCCCGGTGGCGCCGCTGCACAATCCGGCGAATGTCACCGGCATCCGCACGGCGCAGCGGCTGCGCCCCGACCTGCCGCAGGTCGCCGTCTTCGACACCGCGTTCCACTCCACCATGCCGGAGCACGCGGCCCGCTACGCCATCGACACGGAGACCGCCGACGCGCACCGGGTGCGCCGCTACGGCTTCCACGGCACCTCGCACGCCTATGTGTCGCGCAAGGCCGCCGAGCTGCTGGGCAAGGACCCCGGCGAGGTGAATCTGATCGTGCTGCACCTGGGCAACGGCGCGTCGGCCTCCGCCGTGCGCGGCGGGCGGTGCGAGGACACATCCATGGGGCTGACCCCCTTGGAGGGGCTGGTGATGGGAACCCGGTCGGGTGACATCGACCCGGCGGTGGTCTTCCACCTCAAGCGGGTGGCCGGAATGGACACGGACGCCGTGGACGAGCTGCTGAACAAGCGCAGCGGCCTGCTGGGGCTGTGCGGCGACAACGACATGCGCGAGATCCGCCGCCGGATCGAGGCGGGGGACCGGGCCGCGGCGCTGGCCTTCGACATCTACGTCCACCGGCTGAAGAAGTACATCGGTGCCTACTACGCCGTACTGGGCAGGGTCGACGCCGTGGTCTTCACCGCGGGCGTCGGCGAGAACGCCGCACCGGTGCGCGAGGCCGCCGTGGCGGGCCTGGCGGAGCTGGGGCCGGCCGTGGACAGCGAGCTGAACGCGGCGGAGGGAAAGGAGGCGCGGCTGATCTCGCCCGCGGACGCGAGAGTGGCCGTTGCCGTGGTACCGACCGACGAGGAACTGGAGATCGCAGAGCAGACCTATGCGCTGGTCGTGCCGAGCCGGACGGCTCCGGCGCCCGGGGGTGCCGCCCCCGAATCGTTCAGTACCTAAACAAAACGATAGGATCGCCACCATGCGCCGTTCCAAAATCGTCTGCACCCTGGGCCCTGCCGTCGACTCCTACGAACAGCTGAAGACGCTGATCGAGGCGGGTATGAACGTGGCCCGGTTCAACATGAGCCACGGCTCGCACGCCGAGCACGAGGAGCGGTACCACCGCACCCGCAAGGCCGCCGAGGAGACCGGTCGCGCGGTGGGTGTCCTCGCCGACCTGCAGGGCCCCAAGATCCGCCTGGAGACTTTCGCCGAGGGACCCGTCGAGCTGGTCCGCGGCGAGGAGTTCACCATCACGACCGAGGACGTGGCGGGCGACAGGAGTATCTGCGGCACCACCTACAAGGGGCTGCCCGGTGACGTCTCCAAGGGCGACCCGGTGCTGATCAACGACGGGAACGTCGCGCTGCAGGTCGTCGAGGTCGAGGGCCCCCGGGTCCGTACGATCGTCATCGAGGGCGGTGTCATCTCCGACCACAAGGGGATCAACCTGCCCGGCGCCGCGGTGAACGTGCCCGCGCTCAGCGAGAAGGACATCGAGGACCTGAAGTTCGCTCTCCGGATGGGCGCCGACATGATCGCCCTCTCGTTCGTGCGCAACGCCTCCGATGTGCGCGACGTGCACCGCGTGATGGACGAGGTCGGACGCCGGGTCCCGGTGATCGCCAAGGTCGAGAAGCCGCAGGCGGTCGCCAACATGGAGGAGGTCGTCATGGCCTTCGACGGCGTGATGGTGGCGCGCGGCGACCTGGCCGTGGAGTACCCGCTGGAGCAGGTCCCGATGGTGCAGAAGCGGCTGGTGGAGCTGTGCCGCCGCAACGCCAAGCCGGTGATCGTGGCGACCCAGATGATGGAGTCCATGATCACCAACTCTCGGCCCACCCGCGCGGAGGCCAGTGACGTCGCCAACGCGGTGCTGGACGGTGCCGACGCGGTGATGCTCTCCGCCGAGTCCTCGGTGGGCCAGTATCCGATCGAGACCGTCAAGACGATGTCGAAGATCGTGCAGGCCGCCGAGGAGGAACTGCTCGGCCGCGGCCTGCAGCCGTTGGTGCCCGGCAAGAAGCCGCGCACCCAGGGCGGTTCGGTCGCCCGCGCGGCGTGCGAGATGGCCGACTTCCTGGACGGCAAGGCCCTGGTGGCCTTCACCAAGTCCGGCGACACCGCCCGGCGGCTGTCCCGCTACCGGGTCGGCCAGCCCATCCTCGCCTTCACCACGGAGGCGGCCACCGCCAACCAGCTGACGCTGAGCTGGGGTGTGGAGACGTTCGTGGTCAAGCACGTCGACCACACCGACGAGATGGTCGAGCTCGTCGACGCCGAACTGTTGCGGCTGCAGCGGTTCGAGACCGGCGACACCATGCTGATCACCGCGGGCTCCCCGCCCGGCGTCCCCGGCACCACCAACATGGTCCGCGTCCACCACCTGGGCACCGCCTGACCCGCTGACAGCTCCCCGCCCCCGTGCGCCGGGGGCCGGGCGCCGCACCGACGCACGAAAGGTCCCGCACCCCGGGCAGGGGGCGGGACCTTTGGTGCGGAGGTGGCCTGCCTGCGGCCTACTTGCGGACGTACTGGTGCAGCCCGGGAATCGTCAGGGTGCCGCCGAACTGGCCCGCCTGCCGCACCGACACGTCGGTGAAGTAGGCGAAGGGCACATTGATCGGCGGGGGCGTCTCGGGACTGAAGGTGATCGGGATCAGCCCGAACAGGTTGCCCTTCAGCTCCTCGGTGTACATGGTCACCTTGCCGCCGCGGATGGTCGACCTGGAGCCCTCGGCCGCCTGCACGTGGTAGGTCACCCCGTCGGCCTGCACCGTCTGGTGCAGATCGCCGATGTCGAGCGCGTCGGCGGTGAACTTCAGGGCCTGCTTGGTCTTCCCGTTGGGCATGGTGATGTTGACGACCCCCTCGTAGTCCAGGCCCATCAGCGTCAGCGAGGACGCCTCCAGGTGCCAGGGGTCGTTGGGGACCTGGGCCGGGGTCTGCTCGCCGGTGCCCTGAACGTCCATCTTCTCGGGGCACGGGAAGGGCTTGCCGGCGTCCTTCTCGGGGTCGTAGTCGCGGGCGGTGCCGTCCTTCTCGTCGGCACCGACTCCGGAGTCCCCGCCCGGCTCGTCCTTGCCGTCCTTCTCGTCCCCGGCGTCCTTGTCGCCCTCTTCGGCCTTGCCCGCCTTGTCGGAACCGCTCGCCGCGTCGTTCCCGTCACCCTTGCCGGTCCGCTCGGCGCTGCCGCCGCTGTCCGATCCGGGCTCGGGCTTCGCGTCGCCGCCGGACGAGGGGTTCGCGTCCCCGGCGTCCCCCGAGGAGTCCCCGGAGCCCTTCGAGGGGCTGGGCGTGGGGCTCTCGGAAGGCTCGTCGGCGGGCTCGTCGGTGTCCTCGCCCTTGTCCGGGTGAAGGAGGTCGTCGAGCGTCTTGCCCACCCCCAGCGGGTCGTACCAGGGGTTCTCCTCCTCGTCCTGCGCACTGTCCTCGGACTTCGCGGAGGGCGAGGGTGAGGGCGCGCCGGCAGGCTCCTCGGAAGCGGTCTTCCCGGAGGAGCCGGACGGCTTGTCGCCGGCGGATCCGGTACCGGAGGCGCCGTCCTCGGACGTCCCGTCGGCCTTCTCGCCGGCCTTCTCGCCGTCGGCCTCGCCGGCAGCCTCCTTGGCCGCCTTCTCCCGCTCGGCCTGCTCGCGGGCCAGCTCCTTCTTGAGCTTCTCGGCCCGCTCCTTGCGCTCGGCCTTCTCCTCCTCGGTCTCCTGCTGCTCGGATATGGAGACGCAGGAGTCGCCCTTGAAGGGATTCTTGGGGAGCGGCTTGGCGTTGGCGAGCTGCGGGGTGATCCCGACTCCCAGGAGGACGGCCGAAGGCATCGCGGCCAGAGCCACCGCCTTGCCGGCCGGCAAGTGGAACCGGGTCAGCAGCGGCTTCCTGGGGGCGGCGTGCCGGGGCCCGGCTCTTCCCCGGGCACCCGACGCGGCGCCCGGGCGCGCGCCCTCCCCTTCGTGGACCTCGTCACC
It encodes the following:
- the pyk gene encoding pyruvate kinase; this encodes MRRSKIVCTLGPAVDSYEQLKTLIEAGMNVARFNMSHGSHAEHEERYHRTRKAAEETGRAVGVLADLQGPKIRLETFAEGPVELVRGEEFTITTEDVAGDRSICGTTYKGLPGDVSKGDPVLINDGNVALQVVEVEGPRVRTIVIEGGVISDHKGINLPGAAVNVPALSEKDIEDLKFALRMGADMIALSFVRNASDVRDVHRVMDEVGRRVPVIAKVEKPQAVANMEEVVMAFDGVMVARGDLAVEYPLEQVPMVQKRLVELCRRNAKPVIVATQMMESMITNSRPTRAEASDVANAVLDGADAVMLSAESSVGQYPIETVKTMSKIVQAAEEELLGRGLQPLVPGKKPRTQGGSVARAACEMADFLDGKALVAFTKSGDTARRLSRYRVGQPILAFTTEAATANQLTLSWGVETFVVKHVDHTDEMVELVDAELLRLQRFETGDTMLITAGSPPGVPGTTNMVRVHHLGTA
- a CDS encoding acetate kinase, producing MSPTRILVLNSGSSSVKYQLIDMVDRSRLAAGLAERIGEETSAVTHQPLAAGGERRTRTGRLADHGAALGAVAEELAADGLGLDSPELAAIGHRVVHGGLRLTEPTVVDDAVLEEIERLVPVAPLHNPANVTGIRTAQRLRPDLPQVAVFDTAFHSTMPEHAARYAIDTETADAHRVRRYGFHGTSHAYVSRKAAELLGKDPGEVNLIVLHLGNGASASAVRGGRCEDTSMGLTPLEGLVMGTRSGDIDPAVVFHLKRVAGMDTDAVDELLNKRSGLLGLCGDNDMREIRRRIEAGDRAAALAFDIYVHRLKKYIGAYYAVLGRVDAVVFTAGVGENAAPVREAAVAGLAELGPAVDSELNAAEGKEARLISPADARVAVAVVPTDEELEIAEQTYALVVPSRTAPAPGGAAPESFST